One window of Parabacteroides sp. FAFU027 genomic DNA carries:
- a CDS encoding helix-turn-helix domain-containing protein translates to MLTRIQKVMDEKQLSVSAFADEIGVKRPTMTHTMTGRNNPSLDIVSKILERYQDINSEWLLFGKGTMYKGIQAQQPGLFDDFEQKDVVEKKVDEADSIKDELQKSPTIASIQFEDDKYSKRTKELHKKVSKIMIFYSDNTFEIFLPEESSRK, encoded by the coding sequence ATGTTAACACGCATACAAAAGGTTATGGATGAAAAGCAACTGTCAGTAAGTGCTTTTGCAGATGAGATTGGGGTGAAACGTCCTACAATGACTCATACCATGACAGGACGGAATAATCCTAGCTTAGATATCGTTTCGAAGATTTTGGAGCGATATCAGGATATTAATTCTGAATGGTTATTGTTTGGGAAAGGGACTATGTATAAGGGGATTCAGGCTCAACAGCCTGGGTTATTTGATGATTTTGAACAAAAGGATGTCGTTGAGAAGAAGGTTGATGAGGCCGATTCAATAAAAGACGAATTACAAAAATCTCCTACCATCGCTTCCATTCAGTTTGAAGATGATAAATACTCAAAAAGAACTAAGGAGTTACATAAGAAAGTTTCTAAGATTATGATCTTCTACTCTGACAATACTTTTGAAATTTTCTTGCCGGAGGAAAGTTCCCGAAAATAA
- a CDS encoding dihydroorotate dehydrogenase electron transfer subunit, translated as MKKHVMDLSVTENTSLNANYFLLKLTSAQKLPDMLPGQFVEIKVEGSPNTFLRRPISINNYIAETNELWLLVQKVGDGTRTLGKLQAGDTLNLVFPLGNSFTTPENASKSVVLVGGGVGTAPMLFWGKYLKERGITPNFLLGARSEADLLQLDEFRKYGNVYTTTEDGSHGEKGYVTQHSILQNQQFDHIYTCGPKPMMVAVAKYAKAKDISCEVSLENTMACGFGVCLCCVENTVNGHVCVCTEGPVFNIKDLQWQI; from the coding sequence ATGAAAAAACATGTCATGGATCTTTCTGTGACGGAAAATACAAGCCTGAATGCAAACTACTTTTTGCTAAAGCTTACTTCCGCACAGAAATTACCCGATATGCTTCCCGGGCAATTCGTAGAGATAAAAGTGGAAGGATCACCCAATACTTTCCTTAGACGTCCGATTTCTATCAACAATTACATTGCAGAAACCAATGAGCTATGGCTTCTGGTGCAAAAAGTTGGTGATGGTACACGTACTTTAGGCAAATTGCAAGCCGGTGATACTCTTAATTTAGTCTTCCCATTGGGTAACAGCTTTACAACGCCTGAGAATGCCTCTAAATCGGTAGTTCTTGTCGGTGGTGGTGTTGGTACTGCTCCAATGCTTTTCTGGGGCAAATATCTGAAAGAAAGAGGCATTACGCCTAATTTTTTACTGGGGGCACGATCAGAAGCTGATCTTCTTCAATTAGATGAATTCCGTAAGTATGGCAATGTCTATACAACGACAGAAGACGGTTCGCATGGCGAGAAAGGCTACGTGACTCAGCATTCTATCCTTCAAAATCAGCAGTTTGACCATATTTACACTTGCGGCCCAAAGCCTATGATGGTGGCTGTGGCAAAATATGCCAAAGCAAAAGATATTTCCTGTGAAGTTTCACTCGAAAATACCATGGCCTGTGGCTTTGGGGTATGTCTTTGCTGTGTGGAAAATACAGTAAACGGACACGTTTGTGTGTGTACTGAAGGTCCTGTGTTCAATATAAAAGATTTACAATGGCAGATTTAA
- a CDS encoding dihydroorotate dehydrogenase, whose protein sequence is MADLSVKIGQLELKNPVMTASGTFGFGEEFSDFFDLSRLGGYIVKGTTLAPRQGNAYPRMAETPAGMLNAVGLQNKGVHYFADEIYPRLKDIDSNLIVNVSGSTIEDYVACTEKVAELDKVSGIELNISCPNVKQGGMAFGTCACSAADVVKAVRKVYPKTLIVKLSPNVTDITEIARAAEAEGADSVSLINTLLGMAIDADKRRPVLSTVTGGLSGPCVKPIALRMVWQTARAVKIPVIGLGGIMNWRDAVEFLLAGATAVQLGTANFIDPEVTIKVIDGLNEYLNKNGYKSVNEIIGALEI, encoded by the coding sequence ATGGCAGATTTAAGCGTAAAAATAGGACAACTGGAGCTGAAAAATCCAGTAATGACAGCGTCAGGTACTTTTGGTTTTGGCGAAGAATTCTCTGATTTTTTTGATTTGTCCCGTTTGGGTGGATATATTGTCAAAGGAACGACTTTAGCTCCCCGTCAGGGAAATGCTTACCCTCGTATGGCGGAAACGCCGGCAGGTATGCTGAATGCTGTAGGGCTTCAAAATAAAGGCGTACATTACTTTGCTGATGAGATTTATCCGCGTTTAAAGGATATTGATTCGAATCTGATTGTAAATGTATCAGGCTCAACCATTGAGGACTATGTTGCTTGTACAGAGAAAGTTGCCGAACTGGATAAGGTGTCTGGTATAGAACTTAATATTTCATGCCCGAATGTAAAACAGGGAGGTATGGCCTTTGGTACCTGTGCTTGTAGTGCGGCTGATGTTGTGAAAGCAGTACGAAAAGTTTATCCTAAAACGCTGATTGTTAAGCTGTCTCCTAATGTAACAGACATAACAGAAATTGCCCGTGCAGCTGAAGCAGAAGGAGCAGATTCGGTCTCGTTGATAAATACGTTATTGGGAATGGCAATTGATGCAGACAAGCGTCGCCCTGTATTATCTACTGTAACAGGAGGATTATCAGGTCCTTGTGTTAAACCTATTGCTTTGCGTATGGTTTGGCAGACTGCCCGTGCGGTAAAAATCCCTGTAATTGGATTGGGAGGTATTATGAACTGGCGTGACGCGGTTGAATTTTTACTGGCAGGTGCTACTGCTGTTCAATTAGGAACCGCCAACTTTATTGATCCGGAAGTAACAATAAAGGTTATTGATGGGTTAAATGAATACTTGAATAAAAACGGATATAAATCTGTAAATGAAATAATTGGCGCATTAGAGATATAA